The nucleotide sequence GGGGGTCCCGCTGGGTGGCCCACTGGCTGGACCAGACGCGGGTGCCGGCGGGTACGGGCGTGCCACCGAGCACGGCGCCTTCCTTGGCGAGGCCGGTGATGAGCCAGATCGTCGGGTAGAGGCGCAGGGTCTCCTTGATGACCGCCTGGGTGTAGGTGAGGGCGGCGTAGTCGTCGTAGCCGGGTTCGTGGTCGGCGAGGACGCGGTCGAGTTCTTCGGTGAGGGCGTCGCGGACCCGGGGGTTGCGGGAGAGGAGGTACCAGGCCCAGACGAGGGTGGAGCTGGTGGTCTCGTGGCCGCCGATGTAGAGGGTGACGGTCTCGTCGCGGATCTCCTGGTCGGAGAGGGGCGCGCCGGTCTCGTCGCGGGCGGCGAGCAGTCGGCTGAGGAGGTCGGGGCGTTCGGTCTCGCCGTCGCGGTGACGGGAGACGACGCGGGAGACCTCGGCGTCGATGACGGCGGTGGCACGTTTGATGCGGGCGCGTCCGGGGGTGGGCACCCAGTCGGGCAGGACGGCTCCGATGCCGCTGAACTCGGCGCCGATCTCCTTCTGTGCGACGTCCATGGCGGCGCCGATGGCTTCGGCGTCGGCCGCGGTGTCGACGCCGAAGATGGTGCGGACGGCGATGAGCTGGGTGAGGGCCGCCATCTCCTTCTTGATGTCGATGTGCTGTCCGTCGGTCCAGCGGTCGGCGAGGGCGACGGCGCAGTCGGCCATGGTCGCGGCGTAGGAGCGGACCTGTTTGGGGCGGACGGAGGGTTGGACGAGGGAGCGCTTGCGGCGCCAGTCGGCGCCCTTGGAGACGATGACGCCGTTCCCGAGGAGGGTGCGGAAGGCGATGCCGAGGTCGGGCTGGTCGAAGCTGCGCTCGACCTCGGTGAGGAGTTCGCCGACGGTGTCGGGGTGGGCGATGAAGAGGGAGGGTTTGCGGCCGAAGCGCCAGCGGACGATGTCCCCGCGGTCCCTGAGTTGTTCGAAGAAGGCGAGGGGGTTCTTGCCGAAGGCGGGGAGGCTGCCGAGGAGTGGCATGCCGCGCGGGCCGTCGACGACAACCGGAACCGTGGCCGGAGTCATGGCCGGAGCCGTGGGCGGAGTGGCGGCCGGAGCCGTCGACGGGGAGCCTGTCGGCTCGCCCTCCTTCTCCGTCCCGGCATGCGGGCGTCCGGCTTGCGTGGTCATCTGCGTCCCCTCCCCGACGGGCCCTTCCCCAACGGGCCTTCCCTGCTTGTGAGTCCATGCAATCGGAACGGCCCCGCGCGCGCCACCCCTGTGGACGACGGCCTGTGGACAACGTCCCGTGCGCGACCCTTTTCGGGGGTGCGGAGACGGGCGAGTGCCCGTGGCGTACTCGCCACGGGCACTCGATCCGGGGATGCCGGAGGAAGGAAACGGGCCGTCAGCCCACCGAGCTGTAGGCGACGACGCCGCGCAGCAGCGAGTCGACGGCCTTGCGGGCGTTCTTGGCGACGGTGCTGTTCTCCCGGGGCGCCGCCGCGGCGATCTGTCCGAGGACGTCGATGACCTGCTTGCACCAGCGGACGAAGTCGCCCGCGGGCATTTCCGCCTCGCGCAGCACCTCGTCGAGGCTCTTGTCGGAGGCCCACTGGTAGGCGGCCCAGGCGAAGCCGAGGTCGGGCTCGCGCTGGCCGACCCCTTCCGCCTGGTTGATCTTGAATTCCTCTTCGAGGGCGTCGAGGCGGCCCCAGATCCTGACCATCTCGCCGAGTGCGGCCTTGGCGTTGCCCGTGGGCAGTTTGGGTGCCACGGCGTCGTCGGACTGCCGCGCCTCGAACACCAACGCCGAGGCGCAGGCGGCCAGTTCGGCCGGGTTGAGGCCTTCCCAGACGCGGTCGCGGAGGCATTCGCTGGCCAGCAGGTCGAGTTCGCCGTAGAGCCGGGCGAGCCGCTTGCCGTTCTCGGTGACCTCGTTGCCGCGCAGGTAGTCGAGCTCGGTGAGGAGCGCGACGATCCGGTCGAAGGTGCGGGCGATGGTGTTGGTGCGGCCCTCGATGCGCCGCTCCAGCTGCTGGGTGTCGCGCTGGAGGCGGTGGTAGCGCTCGGCCCAGCGGGCGTGGTCCTCACGCTCGTCGCAGCCGTGGCAGGGGTGCGCGCGGATCTCGGTGCGCAGCCGGGCGAGCTCGCGGTCGTCGGCGGCGGCGGAGCGCTGCTTCCGGTGTCGCTCGGGGTTGATGTGTCCGGCCTTGCTGCGCAGGGCGGAGGCGAGGTCGCGGCGGGACTGCGGGGAGCGGGGGTTGAAGGACTTGGGGATCCTCATCCGCTCCAGTGCCTCGACCGGGACGGGGAAGTCGATGGACGCGAGTCTCTTGACCTGCCGCTCGGCGGTGAGGACGAGGGGGCGGGGCCCGTCGTGGTGCTCGAATCCCCGGTGGCCGTTGGTGCGGCCGGCCGGGATGCCGGGGTCGAGGACGAGGGCGAGTCCGGCGAACTTGCCGGTGGGGACGTGGATGACGTCACCGGGCTTCAGCTTCTCGAGCGAGCCGGCGGCCTGGGCGCGGCGCTGGGCGGCGCCCTGCCGGGCCAGTTCGGTCTCGCGGTCCTTGAGGTCGCGGCGGAGCCGCGCGTACTCCTCGAAGTCTCCGAGGTGGCAGGTCATGCCCTCGCGGTAGCCCTGGAGTCCCTCTTCGTTCTTCTGCACCTGCCGGGAGATGCCGACGACGGAGCGGTCGGCCTGGAACTGGGCGAAGGAGGTTTCGAGGAGTTCGCGGGAGCGGTGCCGGCCGAACTGGTCGACGAGGTTGACCGCCATGTTGTACGAGGGCTTGAAGCTGGAGCGCAGGGGGTAGGTGCGGGTGCCGGCGAGTCCGGCGAGGTGCTCGGGGTCGAGTCCGCGCTGCCAGAGGACGACGGCGTGCCCCTCGACGTCGATGCCGCGGCGGCCGGCGCGGCCGGTGAGCTGGGTGTACTCGCCGGGGGTGATGTCGGCGTGCTGTTCGCCGTTCCACTTGACGAGCTTTTCGAGGACGACGGAGCGCGCGGGCATGTTGATGCCGAGGGCGAGGGTCTCGGTGGCGAAGACGGCCTTGACGAGGCCGCGGACGAAGAGCTCCTCGACGACCTCCTTGAAGGTCGGGAGCATGCCGGCGTGGTGGGCGGCGATGCCCCGCTCCAGCGCTTCGAGCCATTCGTAGTAGCCGAGGACGTGCAGGTCCTCGCCGGGGATGGCGGCGGTGCGCTCCTCGACGATCT is from Streptomyces venezuelae ATCC 10712 and encodes:
- a CDS encoding cytochrome P450, which encodes MTPATVPVVVDGPRGMPLLGSLPAFGKNPLAFFEQLRDRGDIVRWRFGRKPSLFIAHPDTVGELLTEVERSFDQPDLGIAFRTLLGNGVIVSKGADWRRKRSLVQPSVRPKQVRSYAATMADCAVALADRWTDGQHIDIKKEMAALTQLIAVRTIFGVDTAADAEAIGAAMDVAQKEIGAEFSGIGAVLPDWVPTPGRARIKRATAVIDAEVSRVVSRHRDGETERPDLLSRLLAARDETGAPLSDQEIRDETVTLYIGGHETTSSTLVWAWYLLSRNPRVRDALTEELDRVLADHEPGYDDYAALTYTQAVIKETLRLYPTIWLITGLAKEGAVLGGTPVPAGTRVWSSQWATQRDPRWYGDAEAFRPERWIEREGEPAEQIPEYAWFPFGGGPRVCLGTRFALVEAVLVLAVLARRYHLNLTTEELLPVPSLTLQPDRDVLATVRTRD
- a CDS encoding DEAD/DEAH box helicase, which codes for MTEDLTPAEAYAAARARNADAATALAPFREMYEFGLDPFQIEACQALEAGKGVLVAAPTGSGKTIVGEFAVHLALTQGRKCFYTTPIKALSNQKYADLVKRYGNDKVGLLTGDNSVNGDAPIVVMTTEVLRNMLYAGSQALSGLGYVVMDEVHYLSDRFRGAVWEEVIIHLPESVTLVSLSATVSNAEEFGDWLDTVRGDTEVIVSESRPVPLWQHVLAGRRMYDLFEEETDHGGRGASRRELNPDLLRLARTENTRTYNPRDRRRGKMIREADRERERRQRSRIWTPGRPEVIERLDAEGLLPAITFIFSRAGCEAAVQQCLYAGLRLNDEDGRRRVREIVEERTAAIPGEDLHVLGYYEWLEALERGIAAHHAGMLPTFKEVVEELFVRGLVKAVFATETLALGINMPARSVVLEKLVKWNGEQHADITPGEYTQLTGRAGRRGIDVEGHAVVLWQRGLDPEHLAGLAGTRTYPLRSSFKPSYNMAVNLVDQFGRHRSRELLETSFAQFQADRSVVGISRQVQKNEEGLQGYREGMTCHLGDFEEYARLRRDLKDRETELARQGAAQRRAQAAGSLEKLKPGDVIHVPTGKFAGLALVLDPGIPAGRTNGHRGFEHHDGPRPLVLTAERQVKRLASIDFPVPVEALERMRIPKSFNPRSPQSRRDLASALRSKAGHINPERHRKQRSAAADDRELARLRTEIRAHPCHGCDEREDHARWAERYHRLQRDTQQLERRIEGRTNTIARTFDRIVALLTELDYLRGNEVTENGKRLARLYGELDLLASECLRDRVWEGLNPAELAACASALVFEARQSDDAVAPKLPTGNAKAALGEMVRIWGRLDALEEEFKINQAEGVGQREPDLGFAWAAYQWASDKSLDEVLREAEMPAGDFVRWCKQVIDVLGQIAAAAPRENSTVAKNARKAVDSLLRGVVAYSSVG